Proteins from a genomic interval of Leifsonia shinshuensis:
- a CDS encoding alpha/beta hydrolase fold domain-containing protein gives MPTYAFSEAASGPLELDLHLPEPGGPLGSPPPVVVFVHGGGWRGGDRGTFVPTMRPGPEDAGPTPFERIAAAGIAVASVDYRLSGEAVFPAQVDDLSTAVEWLRAHADELGVDASRIVLWGESAGATLAALVALEPGSGVRGLVDWYGPSDLEALAVSLGQTHDATTREAGWLGHAVSADPRRAREASPRHRVRPGAPPTLIAHGLADDAVPHSQSELFAATLTGVGAEVRLTLVPGAGHLWQGDVDRDALFADALAFCAAVLA, from the coding sequence GTGCCGACTTACGCCTTCTCCGAGGCGGCTTCCGGGCCGCTCGAACTCGATCTGCATCTCCCGGAGCCGGGAGGGCCGCTCGGGTCTCCGCCTCCCGTGGTCGTGTTCGTGCACGGCGGCGGTTGGCGTGGAGGAGACCGCGGCACCTTCGTGCCGACCATGCGCCCGGGCCCGGAGGACGCTGGGCCGACGCCGTTCGAGCGCATCGCGGCGGCGGGAATCGCGGTCGCATCGGTCGACTACCGGCTGAGCGGCGAGGCGGTCTTCCCTGCCCAGGTCGACGACCTCAGCACCGCCGTGGAGTGGCTGCGCGCCCATGCCGACGAGCTCGGGGTCGACGCCTCCCGGATCGTGCTGTGGGGGGAATCGGCCGGCGCGACCCTTGCGGCACTCGTGGCTCTCGAGCCGGGATCCGGCGTCCGCGGGCTGGTCGACTGGTACGGACCGTCCGACCTGGAGGCGCTCGCCGTCTCCCTCGGCCAGACGCACGACGCGACCACCCGCGAGGCCGGCTGGCTCGGGCACGCGGTCTCCGCCGACCCGCGGCGGGCGCGGGAGGCGAGCCCCCGCCACCGGGTCAGGCCGGGCGCCCCGCCGACGCTCATCGCGCACGGGCTAGCCGATGACGCCGTCCCGCACTCGCAGAGCGAGCTCTTCGCAGCGACGCTGACCGGCGTCGGTGCCGAGGTCAGGTTGACCCTCGTGCCCGGTGCCGGGCACCTCTGGCAGGGCGACGTCGACCGGGACGCCTTGTTCGCCGACGCGCTCGCCTTCTGCGCGGCCGTCCTCGCCTGA
- a CDS encoding quercetin 2,3-dioxygenase, which yields MSLDETTKPGPHPHAGILPGTPEPFFLDKGEGEKSVVFDTLFTVLLTGDETEGQYDVFTTEGGAGDIIPAHIHPYTHEIFFVIDGAVHLWMDDEKGFKDDRVLQAGAFGYVPKGTIHAFRIESTARVLGVSSGGFARFFHALGTPTTKPGIPQPSEFYAPSFDQMRAAGELYGTVFRPDYKFLDD from the coding sequence ATGTCCCTGGACGAGACCACGAAACCCGGTCCCCACCCCCATGCCGGGATCCTGCCCGGCACCCCCGAACCGTTCTTCCTCGACAAGGGGGAGGGCGAGAAGAGCGTGGTGTTCGACACGCTCTTCACCGTCCTGCTCACGGGCGACGAGACCGAAGGCCAGTACGACGTCTTCACGACCGAGGGAGGCGCCGGCGACATCATCCCGGCCCACATCCACCCGTACACGCACGAGATCTTCTTCGTGATCGACGGCGCCGTGCATCTGTGGATGGACGACGAGAAGGGCTTCAAGGACGACCGCGTGCTCCAGGCCGGTGCGTTCGGCTACGTGCCGAAGGGCACCATCCACGCTTTCCGCATCGAGTCGACCGCACGCGTGCTCGGGGTCAGCTCGGGAGGCTTCGCCCGCTTCTTCCACGCTCTGGGCACCCCGACCACCAAGCCGGGGATCCCGCAGCCGTCGGAGTTCTACGCGCCGTCGTTCGACCAGATGCGCGCGGCCGGGGAGCTCTACGGCACGGTGTTCCGGCCCGACTACAAGTTCCTGGACGACTGA
- a CDS encoding ABC transporter substrate-binding protein codes for MSRITSRALAVTAAIAAAALTLTACSGSGSGSGGQVDTTKLVIGLESDQAALGYDPLRYSAGQRMFFEGMYDSLFKIDQSGKVVPDLATNSSYSADKTQLTLTLDTRAAFSDGSTLTADLVKKNLDARTNPNLSAYSSFAAGGQNEIKDVKVVDDKTVTLTFATPQPAFESNLVFPGGVVVGEKGVTDRSSLDKAPDGSGPLQLDASKTVKGNSYLLVKKKNDPAAKAYPFNSYEFKPILDPQARVNAALSGEVDTADITAETQDQVKSSGVGLVANGGTVVDLLPFDKNGTLAPQWGDPRVWKALSIAIDRNAYVKAVHKGDLPTANALPKDNPGYLPSLEKDYAYDPTAAKKLLADAGYPNGFSFDFTITSASQRDLEAIQPYWKAIGVTVNLKNAASTEQAFAAVKTEPVGGPIPLTWTNPAANVFGVLFGFANAHNASNDQIKGAFGAYGAAGGDTAKQAAALKDLNKAMVESGWLIPLFEQLSPWAYSTSKLKKPTFPGADSFPILASLTPAS; via the coding sequence ATGTCCCGAATCACTTCCCGCGCCCTGGCGGTGACGGCGGCGATCGCCGCGGCCGCCCTGACGCTCACGGCCTGCTCAGGCAGCGGCTCCGGTTCCGGCGGTCAGGTCGACACGACGAAGCTCGTGATCGGTCTCGAATCGGATCAGGCCGCTCTGGGCTACGACCCGCTCCGCTACTCGGCAGGCCAGCGCATGTTCTTCGAGGGGATGTACGACTCGCTGTTCAAGATCGACCAGTCCGGCAAAGTCGTGCCCGATCTGGCCACAAACTCGAGCTACAGCGCCGACAAGACCCAGCTGACCTTGACGCTCGACACCAGGGCCGCGTTCAGCGACGGCAGCACGCTGACTGCCGACCTCGTCAAGAAGAACCTGGACGCCCGCACCAACCCGAATCTGTCGGCGTACTCGTCGTTCGCCGCGGGAGGTCAGAACGAGATCAAGGATGTGAAGGTCGTGGATGACAAGACCGTCACCCTCACCTTCGCAACGCCTCAGCCGGCCTTCGAGTCCAACCTCGTCTTCCCCGGCGGCGTCGTCGTCGGGGAAAAGGGCGTCACGGACCGGAGCAGTCTGGACAAGGCCCCCGACGGGTCGGGTCCGCTTCAGCTCGACGCGAGCAAGACCGTCAAGGGCAACAGCTACCTTCTCGTGAAGAAGAAGAACGACCCCGCCGCCAAGGCGTATCCGTTCAACTCGTACGAGTTCAAGCCGATCCTCGATCCGCAGGCCCGCGTCAACGCCGCACTGTCGGGCGAGGTCGACACGGCCGACATCACCGCGGAGACGCAGGATCAGGTCAAGTCGTCGGGCGTCGGGCTCGTCGCCAACGGGGGGACGGTCGTCGACCTGCTGCCGTTCGACAAGAACGGGACCCTCGCTCCGCAGTGGGGCGACCCCCGGGTCTGGAAGGCTCTGTCGATCGCCATCGATCGGAACGCCTACGTCAAGGCCGTCCACAAGGGCGACCTGCCCACCGCCAATGCCTTGCCGAAGGACAACCCCGGCTACCTCCCGTCGCTCGAGAAGGACTACGCGTACGACCCGACGGCGGCGAAGAAGCTGCTCGCAGATGCGGGCTACCCGAACGGGTTCTCGTTCGACTTCACGATCACGAGCGCCAGCCAGCGCGACCTGGAGGCCATCCAGCCGTACTGGAAGGCGATCGGCGTCACCGTGAACCTGAAGAACGCGGCCTCCACCGAGCAGGCTTTCGCCGCGGTCAAGACAGAACCGGTCGGCGGACCCATCCCGCTGACCTGGACCAACCCGGCGGCCAACGTCTTCGGTGTCCTGTTCGGATTCGCCAACGCGCACAACGCGAGCAACGACCAGATCAAGGGCGCCTTCGGCGCTTACGGGGCAGCGGGAGGCGACACGGCGAAGCAAGCGGCGGCCCTCAAGGACCTGAACAAGGCCATGGTCGAGTCGGGCTGGCTCATCCCGCTCTTCGAGCAGCTGTCGCCGTGGGCGTACAGCACGAGCAAGCTGAAGAAGCCGACGTTCCCGGGCGCCGACTCCTTCCCGATCCTGGCGTCCCTGACGCCCGCATCCTGA
- a CDS encoding ABC transporter permease, producing MILFALKRVGFAVLTVLVATAIAFVLVHLSGSTPGGVALGNTATNAQIHAYNVKAGWYEPWPQQYVAWWGQVLHGNLGTSLIDGRSIGDDISKRLPVTAALAVFGTLLACAAGISLGVVAAVRRGSVDRGITAVSGILLSVPPFWVGVLLVFVFAVQLHLLPATGFVPFSVNPTMWARSLVLPVLTVAVTSLAGIARQTRASMSEVLTQEHMRSLRALGTPTNRIIYVHALRGASLPILASVGIMFIVLFGGSAVIEVLFALPGIGQAMQSAVGSADLPFVQALVLVATLVVVVVNLVLELLTRVLDPKLRAA from the coding sequence ATGATCCTCTTCGCACTCAAGCGCGTCGGCTTCGCGGTCCTCACCGTCCTGGTGGCCACCGCGATCGCCTTCGTGCTGGTCCACCTCTCCGGTTCGACCCCGGGCGGCGTCGCCCTCGGCAACACGGCCACGAACGCGCAGATCCACGCCTACAACGTCAAGGCGGGGTGGTACGAGCCGTGGCCGCAGCAGTACGTCGCGTGGTGGGGGCAGGTCCTCCACGGAAACCTCGGCACCTCCCTCATCGATGGGCGGAGCATTGGAGACGACATCTCCAAACGGCTCCCTGTCACCGCCGCGCTGGCGGTCTTCGGGACTCTCCTGGCGTGCGCGGCGGGAATCTCCCTCGGCGTGGTCGCCGCCGTCCGGCGGGGATCCGTCGACCGTGGGATCACGGCGGTCTCCGGCATCCTCCTCTCCGTCCCGCCGTTCTGGGTCGGCGTCCTGCTCGTGTTCGTGTTCGCCGTGCAGCTCCACCTGCTCCCCGCGACCGGCTTCGTCCCCTTCTCCGTCAACCCGACCATGTGGGCCCGCTCACTCGTCCTGCCCGTTCTGACGGTCGCGGTCACCTCGCTCGCCGGCATCGCGCGCCAGACGCGCGCGTCGATGTCCGAGGTCCTCACCCAGGAGCATATGCGCAGCCTCCGGGCGCTCGGCACGCCGACCAACCGCATCATCTACGTCCACGCCCTGCGCGGCGCGAGCCTCCCGATCCTCGCGAGCGTCGGGATCATGTTCATCGTCCTGTTCGGCGGCTCGGCCGTGATCGAGGTCCTGTTCGCGCTGCCCGGTATCGGACAGGCGATGCAGTCCGCCGTGGGGTCCGCCGACCTCCCCTTCGTCCAGGCCCTGGTGCTCGTGGCGACGCTCGTCGTCGTCGTCGTGAACCTCGTGCTCGAACTCCTCACCCGCGTCCTCGACCCGAAGCTGCGTGCCGCATGA
- a CDS encoding dipeptide/oligopeptide/nickel ABC transporter permease/ATP-binding protein yields MTPSTTSIALPRRTERRLSRRLVRSPWAVVAIAWLVLLVVASLTSPLWLRYGPLQQDLGAVLQGPSLAHLLGTDELGRDILSRLVTAAAPTLLVALITPVVAVLITVPITLWASRRPRAEGVTNRVAEIVLSLPGTVIVLAVIAAVGTNMPLVMGIFGVILFGALYKIFFGQSKSLHRQLYVEAAAIDGVKPMSASLRHVLPNMSATIVVQFVLLFGVAIGLQAGLAFIGLGPQPPTPTWGGMIQTAAKYIFQDPWMMIPTGGILALTLIAANALADILGGGAATPPSLISLRRRRGRTAAAGELERASVLAPSEAILESAPVAPIVDLDGRRPLDAPNDAAASGTPADGELVVRDLVIGVDDGPALVTGVSLRVRPGTVTGLVGESGCGKSVTSYSLLGLLAPGLSVRSGSIRWGALDLAHAGEKTLQRVRGHEIAFISQEPTRALDPMFTVGWQLRVAIQRLRGVRKAEARTIAAQLLTDVGIVDVPRVLKSYPHQISGGMAQRVAISLALAGRPKLLIADEPTTALDVTVQAEILALLRSLVAERSMSVILVTHDLGVVADLCDEVSVMYAGEIVESGSVRDVLLRPEHPYTMALLAADPHMAADPNGLARLATIPGQVPAPADWPRGCRFADRCRFATIACRSIVPLEPRLEGEGGVRCVRRDEVRGQQEAWLTPTDKEGAA; encoded by the coding sequence ATGACACCCTCGACAACCTCCATCGCCCTCCCGCGACGCACGGAGCGCCGGCTCAGCCGGCGGCTGGTCCGCTCCCCCTGGGCGGTCGTCGCGATCGCCTGGCTGGTGCTCCTCGTCGTCGCCTCCCTCACCTCCCCGCTGTGGCTGCGCTACGGTCCGCTCCAGCAGGACCTCGGCGCCGTTCTTCAGGGTCCCTCCCTCGCCCATCTGCTCGGAACCGACGAGCTGGGCCGTGACATCCTGTCCCGCCTGGTCACCGCGGCTGCGCCGACGCTGCTCGTGGCGCTCATCACCCCCGTCGTCGCGGTCCTCATCACCGTTCCCATCACGCTGTGGGCGTCGCGTCGCCCCCGCGCCGAGGGCGTCACGAACCGCGTCGCCGAGATCGTGCTCTCGCTCCCCGGAACCGTCATCGTGCTCGCCGTCATCGCGGCGGTCGGCACGAACATGCCCCTGGTCATGGGGATCTTCGGCGTCATCCTCTTCGGAGCGCTTTACAAGATCTTCTTCGGCCAGTCGAAGTCGCTGCACCGGCAGCTCTACGTCGAGGCCGCCGCGATCGACGGGGTGAAGCCGATGAGCGCGAGCCTGCGTCACGTGTTGCCGAACATGTCGGCGACGATCGTGGTCCAGTTCGTGCTGCTGTTCGGTGTGGCCATCGGACTCCAGGCCGGACTGGCCTTCATCGGGCTCGGACCGCAGCCTCCCACCCCGACCTGGGGCGGCATGATCCAGACCGCGGCCAAGTACATCTTCCAGGACCCGTGGATGATGATCCCGACCGGCGGGATCCTCGCCCTCACGCTCATCGCCGCCAACGCCCTCGCCGACATCCTCGGTGGCGGCGCGGCGACGCCTCCGTCCCTCATCTCGTTGCGGCGACGGAGGGGCAGGACGGCGGCCGCCGGTGAACTCGAGCGGGCCTCGGTGCTCGCGCCGTCAGAGGCGATCCTCGAGTCCGCGCCGGTCGCTCCGATCGTCGATCTCGACGGGCGCCGGCCGCTGGATGCTCCCAACGACGCGGCCGCATCCGGCACGCCTGCGGACGGCGAGCTCGTCGTCCGTGACCTCGTCATCGGCGTCGATGACGGACCCGCCTTGGTGACCGGCGTCTCCCTGCGCGTCCGCCCAGGCACGGTCACGGGGCTCGTCGGAGAGTCGGGCTGCGGAAAGAGCGTTACGTCCTACTCGCTGCTGGGCTTGCTTGCGCCGGGATTGTCCGTCCGCTCGGGGTCGATCCGCTGGGGAGCCCTCGACCTGGCCCATGCCGGCGAGAAAACGCTCCAGCGAGTGCGCGGGCATGAGATCGCCTTCATCTCGCAGGAGCCCACTCGCGCCCTCGATCCCATGTTCACGGTCGGCTGGCAGCTGCGGGTCGCCATCCAGCGGCTTCGCGGCGTTCGCAAGGCCGAAGCCCGCACGATCGCGGCTCAGCTCCTCACCGACGTCGGGATCGTCGACGTGCCACGCGTCCTCAAGAGCTATCCGCACCAGATCTCTGGAGGGATGGCCCAGCGCGTGGCGATCTCGCTCGCCCTGGCCGGGCGGCCGAAGCTCCTCATCGCCGACGAGCCCACTACCGCCCTCGACGTCACCGTGCAGGCGGAGATCCTGGCGCTCCTTCGCAGCCTTGTCGCGGAGCGGTCGATGTCGGTGATCCTCGTGACCCACGACCTTGGCGTGGTCGCCGACCTCTGTGACGAGGTGTCCGTAATGTACGCGGGCGAGATCGTCGAATCCGGAAGCGTGCGCGACGTGCTCCTCCGGCCCGAGCACCCGTACACGATGGCTCTGCTCGCCGCCGACCCGCACATGGCGGCGGATCCGAACGGGCTCGCCCGTCTGGCCACCATCCCGGGCCAGGTCCCCGCGCCCGCCGACTGGCCACGCGGATGCCGGTTCGCAGACCGGTGCCGCTTCGCGACGATCGCCTGCCGGAGCATCGTCCCGCTCGAGCCGAGGCTCGAGGGAGAGGGCGGCGTCCGCTGCGTCAGACGCGACGAGGTCCGGGGTCAGCAGGAGGCGTGGCTCACGCCCACGGACAAGGAGGGCGCCGCATGA
- a CDS encoding ATP-binding cassette domain-containing protein, with amino-acid sequence MSAHTTTEDRTAAIAPPLLEVRNLVVRYGKNTAPAVDDVSFTIGQGETLGLIGESGSGKTTIGRAILGLVPVASGRILFQGRDITQASAAQRRALRGELRAVFQDPYSSLDPRQTIGQAIGEPLRVAGTSRGDRLSRITAVLDAVGLPAASAARYPREFSGGQRQRIAIARALITDPVLVVCDEAVSALDLSTQAQVLNLLASLRERSELGYLFIAHDMAVVEFLAQRIVVLNRGRVVEEGTTAEVVGNPKEHYTRVLMAASPVPDPDEQARRRETWRALRASAATDAA; translated from the coding sequence ATGAGCGCACACACGACGACGGAGGACCGCACCGCGGCGATCGCGCCCCCGCTTCTCGAGGTGCGCAATCTCGTGGTCCGGTACGGCAAGAACACGGCGCCGGCGGTCGACGACGTCTCGTTCACCATCGGTCAGGGCGAGACGCTCGGTCTGATCGGCGAATCCGGTTCGGGGAAGACGACCATCGGCCGGGCGATCCTCGGACTAGTCCCCGTCGCCAGCGGGCGGATCCTGTTTCAGGGCCGCGACATCACCCAGGCCTCCGCCGCACAGCGCCGCGCCCTCCGCGGCGAGCTCCGGGCCGTCTTCCAGGACCCGTACTCCTCCCTCGACCCGCGGCAGACCATCGGGCAGGCGATTGGCGAGCCGTTGCGGGTGGCGGGGACATCGCGCGGCGATCGGCTCAGCCGGATCACCGCGGTTCTCGACGCCGTCGGTCTTCCCGCCGCCTCGGCGGCCCGCTACCCGCGCGAGTTCTCCGGAGGCCAGCGGCAGCGAATCGCGATCGCACGCGCCTTGATCACCGACCCGGTCCTGGTCGTCTGCGACGAGGCCGTCAGCGCGCTCGACCTGTCGACGCAGGCGCAGGTCCTGAACCTTCTGGCCTCCCTCCGGGAACGGTCCGAGCTGGGCTACCTGTTCATCGCCCACGACATGGCCGTGGTCGAGTTCCTGGCGCAGCGCATCGTGGTTCTCAACCGTGGCCGGGTCGTCGAGGAGGGCACGACGGCCGAGGTCGTCGGGAACCCGAAGGAGCACTACACACGAGTGCTGATGGCGGCATCACCCGTGCCCGACCCCGACGAGCAGGCCCGGCGGCGGGAGACCTGGCGCGCACTGCGCGCATCCGCTGCGACCGACGCGGCCTGA
- a CDS encoding LysR family transcriptional regulator gives MDVPIHTLRYFCVLAEELHFAAAAARLNISPPSLSQQISRLESVVGEPLFERTSRAVALTTAGEELLPHARRAVDAHQDVIDWITARHNAPAPVLRIGVVAAGAGPLTSRAIASAVQRIPGLRLEMRKVGFFDPQVELAAGRVDAVFAPAPLAVDEDVVTATPMWTEPRVLVVPAGHHLAERASITIDETRDETFVAVSGGDPRAIAWWLVDPRPDGSHPRVGPVAQDIDGILALVGAGMGVNIAAASAATHYRRSELAFVPIEDIEPATILLCTRRRRDPVVAAFVAVVEAEARAARA, from the coding sequence ATGGACGTCCCCATCCACACCCTGCGCTACTTCTGTGTGCTCGCAGAAGAACTGCACTTCGCGGCTGCAGCGGCGCGGCTCAACATCTCGCCGCCCTCCCTGAGCCAGCAGATCTCGCGGCTGGAGAGCGTCGTCGGGGAGCCGTTGTTCGAGCGGACGTCCCGGGCCGTCGCTCTGACGACTGCGGGGGAGGAGCTGCTGCCGCACGCACGCCGCGCGGTGGACGCGCACCAGGATGTCATCGACTGGATCACCGCCAGGCACAACGCGCCCGCCCCTGTTCTCCGCATCGGAGTGGTCGCGGCCGGAGCCGGCCCCCTCACCTCCCGAGCGATCGCGAGCGCCGTCCAGCGAATCCCAGGACTACGACTCGAGATGCGGAAGGTCGGTTTCTTCGACCCGCAGGTGGAACTCGCGGCGGGCCGAGTGGATGCGGTCTTCGCGCCAGCGCCGCTCGCGGTGGACGAGGACGTCGTGACGGCGACGCCGATGTGGACCGAACCGCGCGTGCTGGTGGTGCCGGCAGGGCACCACCTGGCTGAGCGCGCCTCCATCACCATCGACGAGACCAGGGACGAGACCTTCGTGGCCGTCTCAGGGGGCGACCCGCGGGCGATCGCCTGGTGGCTCGTCGACCCGCGCCCGGACGGCAGCCATCCACGCGTCGGTCCCGTCGCCCAGGACATCGACGGAATCCTGGCCCTGGTGGGTGCAGGCATGGGCGTTAACATCGCGGCGGCTTCAGCCGCGACACACTACCGTCGCTCCGAACTGGCGTTCGTCCCGATCGAGGACATCGAGCCGGCCACGATCCTCCTGTGCACCCGTCGCCGGCGCGACCCGGTGGTCGCGGCGTTTGTCGCAGTGGTTGAGGCGGAAGCTCGCGCCGCGCGCGCCTGA
- a CDS encoding TetR/AcrR family transcriptional regulator produces the protein MAGPRGEYRKSADRRAQIIEAAFDVFSRGGYTATSVNEIARAVGMTQTGLLHHFAGGKLALLEAVLDSRDKKAENTLEGRTGRDFLAGLIEISRAQAGQRGVVQLYTILSAEATDPEHPAHDHFRERFERIADAVTAALEETRDAGGLRADVDPRTAALSILAMTEGLELLWLNGFDVDMAEDVRRFIGTYLIDPL, from the coding sequence ATGGCAGGTCCCAGAGGCGAGTACCGCAAGTCAGCCGATCGCCGCGCGCAGATCATCGAGGCGGCCTTCGACGTCTTCTCCCGGGGCGGCTACACGGCGACCTCCGTCAACGAGATCGCCAGGGCGGTCGGGATGACCCAGACCGGCCTCCTGCATCACTTCGCCGGCGGCAAGCTGGCCCTTCTCGAGGCGGTCCTCGACAGCCGCGACAAGAAGGCGGAGAACACCCTGGAGGGACGGACCGGCCGCGACTTCTTGGCGGGCCTCATCGAGATCTCACGCGCTCAGGCCGGGCAGCGGGGCGTCGTCCAGCTCTACACGATCCTCTCCGCGGAGGCCACCGACCCGGAGCACCCGGCACACGACCACTTCCGCGAGAGATTCGAGCGCATCGCCGACGCAGTCACAGCCGCTCTCGAGGAGACCCGCGACGCGGGCGGCCTACGTGCCGATGTCGATCCGCGCACGGCGGCTCTGTCCATCCTCGCCATGACGGAGGGTCTCGAGCTCCTCTGGCTCAACGGCTTCGACGTCGACATGGCCGAGGACGTCCGCCGCTTCATCGGCACGTACCTCATCGACCCCTTGTAG
- a CDS encoding family 1 glycosylhydrolase, with amino-acid sequence MSTAFPPEFLWGVATAGHQNEGGNVDSDIWFLEHTAPTLFREPSGSACNGYELWPADLDTVAGMGLTAFRFSVEWARIEPRRGEVSEAALDHYERVIDGCHERGLAPIVTFNHFASPHWFSAAGSWLASDSAELFAAQCDRVMGRFGDRIAAAVTLNEPNLEQLLQAGGKLPLAAEGLKIEMLAAAARAAGSDRYFASNVIPATAQDDFQAGFTAAHRAAREAIKAHRDDLPVGVSIAMSDEVALPGGERHRDARRAAVYDHWLRVARDDDFIGVQNYERTYHGPNGEVIPDGPRNGMGSAVEPAALAGAVRYAHEVAGVPVLVTEHGIQTDDDGLRAGFIPAALDALGEQIAVGTPVLGYCHWTLMDNFEWIFGYGPKLGLLSVNRDTFERTPKPSAGVLAEQVARLRSATLSA; translated from the coding sequence ATGAGCACCGCATTCCCGCCCGAATTCCTCTGGGGCGTCGCCACCGCCGGTCATCAGAACGAGGGAGGCAACGTCGACAGCGACATCTGGTTCCTGGAGCACACGGCGCCGACGCTCTTCCGGGAGCCGAGCGGTTCGGCCTGCAACGGCTATGAGCTCTGGCCGGCCGACCTCGACACGGTCGCCGGCATGGGCCTCACCGCCTTCCGGTTCTCCGTCGAGTGGGCGCGGATCGAGCCGCGGCGCGGGGAGGTGTCGGAAGCGGCGCTCGACCACTACGAGCGCGTGATCGACGGGTGCCACGAGCGAGGGCTCGCGCCGATCGTCACCTTCAACCACTTCGCCTCGCCGCACTGGTTCTCCGCGGCCGGCTCCTGGCTCGCATCGGACTCGGCCGAGCTCTTCGCTGCGCAGTGCGACCGGGTCATGGGCAGGTTCGGCGATCGGATCGCCGCGGCCGTGACGCTCAACGAGCCGAACCTCGAGCAGCTCCTGCAGGCCGGCGGCAAGCTCCCTCTCGCGGCAGAGGGGTTGAAGATCGAGATGCTCGCGGCCGCGGCGCGGGCCGCGGGCAGCGACCGGTACTTCGCGTCCAACGTCATTCCGGCGACAGCGCAGGACGACTTCCAGGCGGGATTCACCGCGGCGCATCGGGCCGCCCGGGAGGCGATCAAGGCGCACCGCGACGATCTCCCGGTCGGTGTCTCGATCGCGATGAGCGATGAGGTCGCTCTCCCCGGTGGCGAGCGCCACCGGGACGCCCGACGCGCGGCGGTCTACGACCACTGGCTGCGGGTGGCCCGCGACGACGACTTCATCGGCGTCCAGAACTACGAGCGCACCTATCACGGCCCTAACGGCGAGGTCATTCCCGACGGACCGCGTAACGGGATGGGTAGCGCCGTTGAGCCGGCGGCGCTCGCGGGAGCGGTCCGGTACGCGCACGAGGTGGCGGGCGTTCCCGTGCTGGTCACCGAGCACGGAATCCAGACCGATGACGACGGGCTGCGCGCCGGCTTTATCCCCGCCGCGCTCGACGCCCTGGGAGAGCAGATCGCGGTGGGCACTCCCGTCCTCGGCTACTGCCACTGGACCCTGATGGACAACTTCGAGTGGATCTTCGGCTACGGCCCCAAGCTCGGCCTCCTGTCGGTGAACCGGGACACGTTCGAGCGGACCCCGAAACCGAGTGCCGGGGTTCTCGCCGAGCAGGTCGCCCGCCTGCGCTCCGCGACCCTCTCCGCCTGA